A region of Shewanella psychromarinicola DNA encodes the following proteins:
- a CDS encoding VF530 family protein, whose protein sequence is MTQANNPLHGIKLETIVTELVEKYGWEELGSRINIQCFKDNPSVKSSLKFLRKTPWARDKVEYLYLKANKLPLPPPKDDNRGSFAAKTRPAKVKTPSAKPVSNKTVAAKAKADSDSDTASTESTTPVNADIWGASSN, encoded by the coding sequence ATGACCCAAGCAAACAATCCGCTTCACGGCATTAAACTAGAAACTATCGTTACTGAACTCGTTGAAAAGTACGGGTGGGAAGAATTAGGATCTAGGATAAATATTCAGTGTTTCAAAGATAATCCGAGTGTAAAATCAAGCTTGAAGTTTCTGCGTAAAACGCCTTGGGCGCGTGATAAAGTTGAATACTTATATCTTAAGGCCAACAAACTGCCCTTGCCGCCACCTAAAGACGATAACCGCGGTTCTTTTGCGGCTAAAACGCGGCCTGCGAAGGTAAAAACACCGTCAGCTAAACCCGTCTCAAATAAAACGGTTGCCGCTAAAGCTAAAGCTGACTCTGACTCTGACACAGCAAGTACAGAATCAACAACACCAGTCAATGCCGATATTTGGGGAGCAAGCTCAAATTAG
- the ribA gene encoding GTP cyclohydrolase II: MSIKYIATSKLPTPWGVFAMHGFEETATGKEHVALTFGQLDPTQPMLGRIHSECLTGDALFSLRCDCGFQLQAAMQSIAEKGQGFLLYLRQEGRGIGLLNKIRAYELQDAGANTVEANLRLGFEADMRKYDMILPMLEKIGVTKVKLMTNNPRKVMAMQNVGIEVVERIPLQVGKNRYNESYLKTKSTEMGHMMSEHYFHDE, from the coding sequence ATGTCGATAAAGTATATCGCAACATCTAAGTTACCCACTCCTTGGGGGGTTTTTGCTATGCACGGTTTTGAAGAGACCGCCACGGGTAAAGAACACGTTGCGTTGACATTCGGTCAACTGGATCCCACTCAACCTATGCTAGGTCGTATTCATTCAGAATGTTTGACCGGTGATGCATTATTTAGTTTACGTTGTGATTGTGGATTTCAATTACAAGCAGCAATGCAAAGCATTGCTGAGAAAGGCCAAGGCTTTTTGTTGTACTTACGTCAAGAAGGACGTGGGATTGGTTTGCTCAATAAAATTCGTGCTTATGAGCTGCAAGATGCTGGCGCCAATACGGTAGAAGCTAATTTGCGTTTAGGTTTTGAAGCGGATATGCGCAAGTACGACATGATTTTGCCTATGCTAGAGAAAATTGGGGTCACTAAAGTGAAGTTGATGACCAATAATCCGCGTAAAGTCATGGCAATGCAAAATGTTGGCATTGAAGTGGTCGAACGTATCCCATTACAAGTAGGTAAAAATCGTTACAACGAATCATATTTAAAGACCAAGTCAACTGAAATGGGTCATATGATGTCGGAGCACTACTTCCACGATGAATAG
- a CDS encoding TonB-dependent receptor, translated as MTLLRLSLLAIACQGVLFPVYALAQTPISQPKAGTQASTDKANTSSPTDYERITVYGRQNHVVMNSGLATKSNMSLMETPAAVVIVDEALIDSQGITNMQELVRNISGVTQAGNNYGIGDNLVVRGLGANYTYDGMYGGAGLGNTFNPTRSLTNVSSVEVLKGPATGLYGMGSAGGVINLIEKKPAFDGKQLFEAEVGQWDTYSLMADSTGAITDDMAYRVVAKSARSDGYRDLGTDRDEVYGSLKFVLDDNQNLMLSAAYINDAIPVDSIGHPIRIYNAASVDGKTAADVSWQDLVNDPSSKGLQLSDEQRQQLADSLSASDGQTPYEFGPNGLISPMAKDNQGEELRFKLTHNIYLTDNLFLNQQLQYRNYETAFARQTGAYNYVYWQRNGVINQNPRAPLVENDVLYPYAARRQEYRKVSADEKSWQYFADLRYDFDIGNISNELLVNVNVEDRDIRFKQYSIYDADYTLKDPNGNQSYQGSLPFIYDIRNPNWGEGEFEDYDPLLTSNYNKSVTAWGLGVQHVGYLGGGFTSRIGVAFNEIKQSYEHLGVDARYSSSLADPQPEADTTDNGVTYNLGLTFMPTADISIFVNHSKGRTAYRVLGDVKGNEADREDSQSISNDLGIRAKAFDDQLLASLVLFKTSRTNLAYTNPNYDSSAVTPDIDPYFYDGSEDTKGVELDLNAYLSDQWKVNLNAVYQDARDNQNPNSSDYGQRQKGVPYVTAGAWVTYAAELGLSAPLSLSLGAKYVDERSTHSSSFGIPDGYVPSYTVIDSAISYDVERYKVQLNINNIFNETYYDKAMFLGGLPGEERNAKLTVTYRI; from the coding sequence ATGACGTTACTCCGTTTATCTCTCCTTGCCATTGCCTGTCAAGGTGTACTGTTTCCCGTTTATGCTCTCGCACAAACTCCCATTAGCCAGCCTAAAGCAGGAACACAGGCATCAACTGATAAGGCCAATACATCATCCCCAACTGATTATGAACGTATTACTGTTTACGGCAGACAAAACCACGTGGTGATGAACTCAGGACTGGCGACCAAATCGAATATGTCACTGATGGAAACCCCCGCAGCGGTGGTTATTGTTGATGAGGCATTAATTGACTCGCAAGGCATCACTAATATGCAAGAGTTGGTGCGTAACATCAGCGGAGTGACTCAAGCGGGCAATAATTATGGTATTGGCGACAACTTAGTGGTGCGCGGATTAGGTGCCAACTATACCTATGATGGTATGTATGGCGGCGCAGGTTTAGGTAACACCTTTAACCCAACACGTTCGCTGACCAACGTCAGCTCAGTCGAGGTGCTCAAAGGGCCTGCAACAGGACTTTATGGCATGGGCAGCGCAGGCGGCGTCATTAATCTTATTGAGAAAAAGCCAGCATTTGACGGTAAACAGTTGTTTGAAGCAGAAGTGGGTCAATGGGACACTTATTCATTGATGGCCGACAGCACAGGCGCAATAACCGACGATATGGCTTATCGAGTGGTGGCTAAAAGTGCCCGCAGTGATGGCTATCGCGATTTGGGTACCGACAGAGATGAAGTTTATGGCTCACTAAAGTTTGTATTAGACGACAACCAAAATCTGATGCTATCTGCTGCTTACATTAACGATGCCATTCCGGTTGACTCGATTGGCCATCCTATCCGTATTTATAATGCCGCTTCTGTCGATGGTAAAACTGCAGCTGACGTTAGCTGGCAAGATCTGGTTAACGACCCAAGCAGCAAAGGTTTACAACTTAGCGATGAGCAGCGCCAACAACTGGCTGACTCGTTAAGTGCCAGTGACGGACAAACGCCATATGAGTTTGGTCCCAATGGGCTTATTTCACCGATGGCGAAAGACAACCAAGGTGAAGAGTTGCGCTTTAAACTCACCCATAATATTTACCTCACCGATAACTTATTCTTAAACCAACAGCTGCAATATCGTAATTACGAAACGGCTTTTGCTCGTCAAACGGGTGCTTATAACTATGTATATTGGCAACGAAATGGAGTGATTAACCAAAATCCTCGTGCGCCGCTTGTTGAAAATGATGTGTTATATCCCTACGCAGCACGTCGTCAGGAATACCGCAAAGTGTCCGCAGACGAAAAGTCATGGCAGTATTTTGCCGACTTACGTTATGACTTTGACATTGGCAACATTAGTAACGAATTACTGGTCAATGTTAACGTTGAAGACCGCGATATCCGCTTTAAGCAGTATTCGATTTACGACGCCGACTATACCTTGAAAGACCCCAACGGCAATCAATCCTATCAAGGCTCTCTACCTTTTATTTATGATATCCGTAACCCAAATTGGGGTGAAGGAGAATTTGAAGATTACGACCCATTATTAACCAGTAACTACAATAAATCTGTCACTGCATGGGGTTTGGGCGTACAACATGTGGGTTACTTAGGGGGCGGCTTTACCAGCCGTATTGGCGTTGCCTTTAATGAGATTAAACAAAGCTATGAACACTTAGGTGTTGATGCCCGCTACAGCAGTAGCCTAGCCGATCCTCAGCCAGAAGCCGACACCACAGATAACGGTGTAACCTACAATTTAGGCTTAACCTTTATGCCTACTGCCGATATCTCTATATTTGTTAATCACTCTAAAGGCCGAACAGCATACCGTGTGTTAGGCGACGTAAAAGGTAATGAAGCTGACCGCGAAGATTCGCAATCAATCAGTAATGATTTGGGTATTCGCGCCAAAGCATTTGATGACCAATTATTGGCATCATTAGTATTGTTTAAAACCTCACGCACCAATCTGGCTTATACCAACCCAAATTACGACAGTAGCGCGGTCACGCCTGATATTGACCCATACTTTTATGATGGCAGCGAAGATACCAAAGGGGTAGAACTGGATCTGAATGCTTATTTAAGTGACCAGTGGAAAGTGAACCTTAACGCGGTTTACCAAGATGCCAGAGACAATCAAAATCCCAATAGTAGTGATTATGGCCAACGCCAAAAAGGTGTGCCTTATGTAACCGCGGGGGCTTGGGTAACTTATGCAGCAGAATTGGGCTTATCAGCGCCACTATCATTAAGCCTAGGAGCCAAATATGTGGATGAGCGTAGTACACACTCAAGTTCGTTTGGCATACCTGACGGCTACGTACCAAGTTACACCGTAATCGATTCAGCCATTAGTTATGATGTTGAGCGTTATAAAGTTCAATTGAACATTAATAACATCTTTAATGAAACTTATTACGATAAAGCCATGTTCTTAGGCGGATTGCCCGGCGAAGAGCGCAACGCGAAGTTAACGGTAACCTATCGAATTTAA
- a CDS encoding NADH:flavin oxidoreductase/NADH oxidase family protein — protein sequence MANTIFTPYTLTNGAIIPNRLVKAAMEENLANALQQPDHALFSLYDAWAKGGVGLMITGNVMIDPLAMTGPGGVVLTSSSALAPFTQWAKTAKQHSARVWMQINHPGRQVFKTMGGKNIAPSAIALDLGKHSSMFSEPKAMTTADIDDVIQRFVTTASMAQQAGFDGVQIHAAHGYLLAQFLSPLTNRRNDEWGGSLHNRAKLLMEVVKQVRLRCGAGFDIAVKLNSADFQRGGFDIDDAEKVITMLAQHQVEMVELSGGSYEAPAMQGRSADERTLAREAYFLSLTAQLVQRSPIPLMLTGGIYRLPVAQQVIDTGFALCGIASALAFYPNLANKWRTQPEFIPSIPMVNWQSKPLAGLATMAIIKRQLRRISQGKPPQTNDSPLWSLVVDQFRTKQRTKSYRHALGITNA from the coding sequence ATGGCTAATACCATTTTTACCCCATACACCTTGACCAATGGCGCAATTATTCCTAATCGGTTGGTCAAAGCCGCCATGGAAGAAAATCTTGCTAATGCCCTGCAACAACCTGATCACGCATTGTTCAGCTTATATGATGCTTGGGCAAAAGGCGGCGTTGGATTAATGATCACCGGCAACGTCATGATTGATCCCTTAGCCATGACCGGCCCTGGCGGCGTGGTATTAACCTCTAGCAGCGCACTTGCCCCCTTCACTCAATGGGCCAAAACGGCTAAACAACATAGTGCCAGAGTATGGATGCAGATCAATCATCCCGGCAGACAGGTGTTTAAAACCATGGGCGGTAAGAATATTGCCCCATCAGCTATCGCACTCGATCTAGGTAAACATTCATCAATGTTTTCTGAGCCTAAAGCCATGACTACTGCAGATATTGACGACGTTATCCAACGTTTTGTTACCACAGCCAGCATGGCTCAACAAGCGGGGTTTGATGGCGTACAAATTCATGCCGCACACGGATATTTACTGGCACAATTTTTATCGCCATTAACCAACAGGCGCAATGATGAATGGGGCGGAAGTCTTCATAATCGTGCCAAACTATTAATGGAAGTGGTCAAGCAAGTTAGGCTGAGATGTGGTGCCGGTTTTGACATTGCGGTAAAACTCAATTCAGCCGATTTTCAACGGGGTGGCTTTGATATCGACGATGCCGAAAAAGTCATTACTATGCTGGCGCAGCATCAAGTAGAAATGGTGGAATTATCAGGCGGCAGCTATGAAGCACCCGCTATGCAAGGTCGCAGTGCCGATGAACGCACCTTAGCTCGAGAAGCTTACTTTTTAAGTTTAACCGCGCAGTTGGTCCAGCGCAGCCCTATACCTTTAATGTTAACAGGGGGGATTTATCGCCTGCCAGTGGCACAACAAGTCATTGATACCGGCTTTGCCTTATGCGGTATTGCCAGCGCCCTCGCCTTTTATCCCAACTTAGCCAATAAGTGGCGAACACAGCCCGAGTTTATCCCGTCTATTCCAATGGTTAATTGGCAAAGTAAGCCCTTAGCTGGGCTGGCAACTATGGCTATCATTAAACGCCAACTTCGCCGCATAAGCCAAGGGAAACCACCACAAACCAATGATTCCCCCTTGTGGAGTTTAGTGGTCGATCAATTTAGAACGAAACAACGCACTAAGAGTTATCGACATGCTTTAGGCATCACGAACGCTTAA
- the nrdG gene encoding anaerobic ribonucleoside-triphosphate reductase-activating protein: MYYSAYHSIDVINGEGNRCTLFVSGCEHACKGCYNQSTWRVDAGHVFSQALEDQILNDLTDSRIFRRGLSLSGGDPLHPANLEAILKLVMRVKDECPEKDIWLWTGYQLADLSEQQQTVVNLVDVMIDGKFEQDKADPALLWRGSSNQQVYRFNR, from the coding sequence ATGTATTATAGTGCTTATCATAGTATTGATGTGATCAACGGCGAGGGCAATCGCTGCACGTTATTTGTCAGCGGTTGCGAGCATGCTTGTAAGGGATGCTATAACCAAAGCACTTGGCGTGTCGATGCTGGGCATGTATTTAGCCAAGCGTTAGAAGATCAGATTCTTAATGATTTAACCGACAGTCGTATTTTCCGTCGCGGCTTATCGTTAAGCGGTGGTGATCCGCTGCATCCCGCTAACCTTGAAGCGATATTGAAATTGGTGATGCGGGTAAAGGATGAATGTCCCGAGAAAGATATTTGGTTATGGACCGGTTACCAACTTGCTGATCTAAGTGAGCAGCAACAAACCGTGGTGAACTTGGTGGATGTAATGATTGACGGTAAGTTTGAACAAGATAAAGCTGATCCCGCGCTATTGTGGCGCGGTAGCAGCAATCAACAGGTTTATCGTTTTAACAGATAG
- a CDS encoding YibL family ribosome-associated protein has translation MNLKQELQTWNDKLDKFRRKLAAAEARGDAAIVLQFKKEVATVTKRIANIKGQQTRQFSQEGTALKALGFKRTLTKAEQADMGKLNKSVKGLVVVHPLTALGREMGIKDVTGFAPAKF, from the coding sequence ATGAATTTAAAGCAAGAGCTGCAGACTTGGAATGATAAATTAGACAAGTTTCGTCGCAAATTAGCCGCGGCTGAAGCACGTGGTGATGCCGCGATTGTCCTGCAGTTTAAGAAAGAAGTGGCAACCGTTACTAAGCGAATCGCAAATATTAAAGGCCAACAAACACGTCAGTTTAGCCAAGAAGGTACAGCGTTGAAAGCGCTAGGCTTTAAGCGCACGCTAACCAAAGCAGAACAAGCTGATATGGGCAAGTTAAATAAATCAGTTAAAGGCTTAGTGGTTGTGCATCCTTTAACGGCATTAGGCCGTGAAATGGGCATTAAAGATGTAACAGGTTTTGCTCCTGCTAAGTTCTAA
- a CDS encoding carbon starvation CstA family protein — MTWFLLCVGLLIGGYFIYGAFVEKVFGINTQRQTPAFTQTDGVDFVPMSKGKVYLIQLLNIAGVGPIFGPILGALYGPAAMLWIVFGCIFAGAVHDYFSGMLSVRNNGQSVPSLAGKYLGKNAKHFMNLFAIILLLLVGVVFISAPAGLLSKLTGLDVTLFVGIIFVYYLIATIVPIDKIIGRLYPFFGALLVFMSVGLIIALAMSSEHTMLAGFEMGDFVTNLNPNDMPLWPALFITIACGAVSGFHATQSPLMARCVENESNGRFVFFGAMIGEGIIALIWCAIALSFFGGVEGLNAGMAGNPANVVYEASNGLLGTFGGFLAILGVIVLPITSGDTAFRSARLILAEFFNIKQIELPKRLMLAVPLFVVGAVLTQVDFGVIWRYFGVANQTTAVMMLWTAAAYLLRHNKFHWICTVPAMFMTCVVISFILNSSTLGAGLPMTVSTIAGLVSTAIITAMVIIKTKGKGDVDTDNDIDDDDKVELANEL; from the coding sequence ATGACGTGGTTTTTACTCTGTGTGGGCCTGCTAATCGGCGGCTACTTTATTTATGGGGCCTTTGTCGAAAAAGTATTCGGCATCAATACCCAGCGACAAACACCTGCTTTCACCCAAACAGACGGCGTCGACTTCGTGCCAATGTCCAAAGGTAAAGTGTATTTAATTCAACTGCTAAATATTGCCGGTGTGGGGCCAATTTTTGGTCCTATTTTAGGCGCATTATATGGCCCAGCCGCTATGTTGTGGATTGTATTTGGTTGTATTTTTGCCGGTGCGGTTCACGATTACTTCTCGGGAATGCTATCGGTACGCAATAACGGTCAGTCAGTACCCAGCTTAGCAGGTAAATACCTAGGTAAAAACGCCAAGCACTTTATGAACTTGTTTGCCATTATCTTATTATTGTTAGTCGGCGTGGTATTCATCTCTGCACCTGCTGGCTTACTGAGCAAACTGACTGGTTTAGATGTTACCCTCTTTGTTGGTATTATTTTTGTCTATTATTTAATTGCCACCATCGTTCCTATCGACAAGATCATTGGTCGCTTATACCCATTCTTTGGCGCATTACTGGTATTTATGTCAGTGGGACTTATCATAGCGTTAGCCATGTCAAGCGAACACACCATGTTAGCGGGTTTTGAAATGGGTGACTTCGTTACTAATTTAAACCCTAACGACATGCCATTATGGCCTGCCTTGTTCATCACCATTGCTTGTGGTGCCGTATCTGGTTTCCATGCTACACAATCACCATTAATGGCACGTTGTGTTGAAAATGAGTCAAATGGCCGCTTTGTGTTTTTTGGTGCCATGATTGGCGAAGGTATTATTGCGCTAATTTGGTGTGCCATTGCATTATCATTCTTTGGTGGTGTAGAAGGATTAAATGCCGGTATGGCAGGCAACCCAGCTAACGTAGTGTACGAAGCCTCTAACGGATTATTGGGCACATTTGGTGGCTTCTTAGCTATCTTGGGTGTCATTGTATTACCTATCACCTCTGGCGATACTGCATTTCGTTCAGCTCGCTTAATCTTGGCTGAATTCTTTAACATTAAACAAATCGAGTTACCTAAGCGCCTTATGCTTGCAGTGCCCCTTTTTGTTGTAGGTGCGGTGCTAACTCAAGTCGATTTCGGGGTGATTTGGCGCTACTTTGGTGTCGCAAACCAAACTACCGCAGTGATGATGTTATGGACTGCAGCAGCTTATTTACTGCGCCATAATAAATTTCATTGGATTTGTACTGTACCGGCGATGTTTATGACTTGTGTGGTGATTAGTTTCATACTCAACTCATCAACATTAGGCGCAGGTTTACCGATGACAGTGTCAACGATTGCAGGTTTAGTCTCCACAGCAATAATCACTGCGATGGTGATCATAAAAACCAAAGGCAAAGGCGATGTTGATACGGACAATGATATTGACGATGATGATAAAGTTGAACTAGCCAACGAGCTATAA